In a single window of the Bacteroidota bacterium genome:
- a CDS encoding cupin domain-containing protein, with translation METTKFYPALIQGLPEADVPFKGVKAWISQAENHQIVYFEIEAIGEVAAHKHGAQWGYVFEGDMDLTIDGKTKNYQKGDSYFIPSGVMHSAKFNNKTWIMDFFADKSRYQPK, from the coding sequence ATGGAAACAACTAAATTTTACCCAGCCTTGATTCAGGGTTTACCGGAAGCAGATGTCCCTTTCAAAGGTGTTAAAGCATGGATATCACAAGCAGAAAATCATCAGATTGTCTATTTTGAAATTGAAGCCATAGGAGAAGTAGCAGCTCATAAACATGGAGCTCAGTGGGGTTATGTATTTGAAGGAGATATGGACTTAACAATTGATGGTAAAACAAAAAACTATCAAAAAGGTGATTCTTATTTTATTCCTTCTGGAGTAATGCATTCAGCTAAATTCAATAATAAAACATGGATTATGGATTTTTTTGCTGATAAGTCACGTTATCAGCCAAAATAA
- a CDS encoding TonB family protein yields the protein MKLKSNYHFSNFIPIFLLLFISNSAFSQSSIDYKAVNKGDYYIFVNEDGKKTVKGKYKEAKDFSEGLAAVKFVDSWGYINNRGKVIIPIIYEEAWPFKDGYAKVKINGRITSIDKNGRGLGYLTMNYYVLETEGLSRYRNNSKYGFVNAKEEIIIPLEFDTVADFNQSYARVSKNGKWGVIDKSGRVVISFEYDFVYPFRYDYFMLRIVDNDTCKYNFIKLSGELISNEWFEEGISFYKGNAFVVQDGSSFRMNQKGELTALSDSFQIKSACGLNTTFEIDSSIKPTADSLLLIFENPPQFKDGDSGRNKFLWKNIQYPDLERDNGIQGLVVVEFVVNKNGNIQDVAIKKGITPNINKEVLRIIGLMSDWEPGSLYGIPECVRIYLPVRFVLN from the coding sequence ATGAAGCTTAAATCAAATTATCACTTCTCCAACTTCATTCCAATTTTTCTATTATTGTTCATTTCCAATTCTGCTTTTAGTCAGAGTTCAATCGACTACAAAGCTGTAAACAAAGGTGATTACTACATTTTTGTGAATGAAGATGGAAAAAAAACAGTTAAAGGAAAATATAAAGAGGCAAAAGACTTCTCCGAAGGACTCGCTGCTGTAAAATTTGTAGACAGTTGGGGCTATATAAATAATAGAGGCAAAGTAATTATCCCTATTATTTATGAGGAAGCTTGGCCATTTAAGGATGGATATGCAAAAGTGAAAATAAATGGTCGAATAACAAGTATTGATAAAAATGGAAGGGGCTTGGGCTATTTAACCATGAATTATTATGTTTTGGAAACAGAGGGTTTATCGAGGTATCGAAACAATTCAAAATATGGATTTGTAAATGCCAAGGAAGAAATTATCATCCCTTTGGAATTCGATACGGTTGCGGATTTTAATCAATCATATGCTCGTGTGTCTAAAAATGGAAAATGGGGAGTAATTGATAAAAGTGGGCGTGTTGTCATTTCATTTGAATATGATTTTGTTTACCCGTTTAGGTATGATTACTTCATGCTTAGAATTGTTGATAATGATACCTGTAAGTACAATTTTATCAAGCTGTCTGGCGAATTAATTAGTAATGAGTGGTTTGAAGAAGGAATTTCCTTTTACAAAGGCAATGCGTTTGTTGTTCAGGATGGAAGTAGTTTTCGAATGAACCAAAAAGGTGAATTAACAGCACTTTCTGATAGCTTTCAAATTAAGTCTGCATGCGGGTTAAATACTACTTTTGAAATAGACTCCTCTATTAAACCAACTGCTGATTCCTTGTTGCTAATATTTGAAAATCCACCTCAATTTAAGGATGGTGACAGTGGCCGAAATAAATTCCTTTGGAAGAATATCCAGTATCCTGATCTCGAAAGAGACAATGGCATACAAGGACTGGTTGTCGTAGAATTTGTTGTCAATAAAAATGGAAACATTCAAGATGTAGCAATCAAAAAGGGAATTACACCCAATATTAATAAAGAGGTTTTACGCATTATCGGTTTAATGTCGGATTGGGAGCCAGGCAGCTTGTATGGTATTCCTGAATGTGTCAGGATATATTTACCTGTTCGATTTGTATTGAATTAA
- a CDS encoding T9SS type A sorting domain-containing protein, which yields MESNSKSMEGKLAMYSAVALGVLAASQAQAQVYHTDINPDKTITANDSFLLDLNNDGMMDFNLKAAQINTTSTTYGLNIVANIDYVGIEPMNGNEILLQSSYISSSNYLSVVGLLNQNDEIKDVSGGSSFWSDSYNIMNAKGLVKIMMGSVTYASYPIDMGLFDGVVDKFIGLRLKQVENGDTLSRYGWIRVDVAADAKSFVVKDYGMEGTPDKSVFAGVTSSDLEENALATNTKIFVRNRNLIIKQSAIKTEEFDVRVVDMNGREVTSKKISAAYESLDLSQEAKGIYIVQIMANSTSFQKKVILK from the coding sequence ATGGAAAGTAATTCAAAATCAATGGAAGGCAAATTAGCTATGTATTCAGCTGTTGCCCTAGGTGTTTTAGCTGCATCACAAGCACAAGCACAGGTTTATCATACAGATATCAATCCAGATAAAACAATCACTGCTAATGATTCTTTCCTTTTGGATCTGAACAATGACGGGATGATGGATTTCAACCTGAAGGCAGCTCAAATAAATACCACTTCCACTACCTATGGATTAAATATAGTGGCCAATATAGACTATGTAGGGATAGAGCCTATGAATGGTAATGAAATATTGTTACAAAGCAGTTATATCTCATCATCCAACTATCTAAGTGTTGTTGGACTTTTAAACCAGAATGATGAAATTAAAGATGTGAGCGGAGGCTCCTCCTTTTGGTCCGATTCGTATAACATAATGAATGCTAAAGGACTTGTTAAAATAATGATGGGTAGTGTTACCTATGCCTCATACCCCATTGATATGGGATTATTTGATGGTGTTGTAGACAAATTTATTGGTTTACGCCTCAAGCAGGTTGAAAATGGTGACACACTTTCTCGCTATGGTTGGATTCGGGTTGACGTAGCTGCTGATGCTAAAAGTTTTGTTGTGAAAGATTATGGCATGGAAGGTACTCCTGATAAATCCGTTTTTGCTGGAGTAACATCATCTGATTTGGAAGAAAATGCACTGGCAACAAATACAAAGATTTTTGTCAGAAACAGAAATCTTATCATTAAACAATCAGCAATAAAAACCGAGGAATTTGATGTTCGTGTTGTGGATATGAATGGTCGGGAAGTAACGAGCAAAAAGATTAGTGCTGCATATGAAAGCCTTGATTTATCTCAAGAAGCAAAAGGTATTTATATCGTTCAAATTATGGCCAATAGCACTAGTTTTCAGAAGAAAGTTATTTTGAAATAA